The DNA sequence TGATTTTTGGGGTTTTATTCAGAATTAtttatgtgtttgtgtttttggtGTTCTGATTGTTTTTTTTGATGTACAGTTGTGTTGTTTGCtttgtttctgtaatttattttgtgttttcattgTATTTGTGCTGTTTGTAGTGTAATTTGACATGTGATTGTTGTTTGGCTTTTGATTGTCTAtgattgtgggtttttttGTGAGTGTTGTGTggtttttggatttttattgtttatgtaACTGTTTGTATTCTGATTGTTTGATTGTTCTTGGTTGTGGGCTTGTTCAGTTACTTGAATTGTTGTGGGTTTTGGTGCAATTTGACTTAATTGTTCGAACTTGTTTCTTGGATGAGatcttttgttttctgtttgaCCATTATTGTGGGTTTTTTTGTGAGTGTTGTGTGATTTCGGGATTGTTTATGTGAGAGTTTGTATTCTGATTGTTTGATTGTTCATGGTTGTGGGCTTGTTTAGTTACTTCAATTGTGTGACTAATGTCTTatgatcttttttttcttatgattgTTCGTGATTGTggattttttgtgattgttgtgTGATTTGTGGGTTttcattcacattttttatgtgtttgagctttttgtattttgattgtttttgtgACTGTGTTGTGTTGGTGATTGTGGTTTTTTTGTGATTGGTCTGTGATTTTTTGGGGTTTTATtcagaattatttatatgtttgtgttttttgtgttctgattgtttttgttatgTGGGGTTGTGTTGGTTTgctttgtttttgtaatttattttggattttcGTGCAGTTTGTCTTAATTGTTCGAActtgtttcttgaatttgatctTTTGTTTCAAATTAGTTTGTGATTGTGAGATGTTTGTGATTCGCGACTGTTTTTAGTCGGttatgattcttgaatttctaGTTTCTTGTAattggttttaattttgtcttgtaattaGTTTTGTGATTGTGGGCTTGTGCAATTGGTGtgatatttgaattagttTCTTGGATCTTTCTTTGTTGATGTGATTATTCACTTTCTTTGGGTGAATTTGATCTCATTGATGTTCCAATATTTGGTTAGTTTTCTGGGTGTTTGATTCTTTTGATGTTCTAATGGAATTTCAGTAATTAATTGTGTGGttgttggtttttttttattgattgttcTATGATTTGTGGGATTTTATTCTGGTCGTTTATGTGACTGTGGTATTAGTGTTCTCattgtatttgtgttgtttgtAGTGTTATTTGATCAGTGATTGTGGTTTGTCTTTTGATTGACTAtgattgtgggtttttttGTGAGGGTTGTTTGGTTtctggatttttatttttcatgtgaTTGTTTGATTGTTCTTGATTATGGGCTTGTTTAGTTACTTGAATTGTTGTGGGTTTTGGTGCAATTTGACTCTATTATTCGAACTTGTTTCATGGATTAGATCTTGTCTTCTAAATAGTTTATGTGATTATGGGTTGTTTGTATCTTTGTGTGATTTTGGTTTgtcttctcattttttttgtgatcGTGAGTTTGTCTTATGATTGTTCGTGATTGTGGGTACTTTTCGGATTGattgttttgtgatttgtggGAGTTTATtctgattgtttatataattgtgtTGTTTGTGTCTCATTGTATTTATGACTGGGGGTTGTGTCTGTTTCTTTTATTACTGTGATTTATCGTGGGTTTTGGTGCAATTTGAGTTAATTATTGGTActtgtttcttggatttgaTCTTTTGTTTCTAATTAGGTTGTAATTGTAGGTGGTTGTTTGTGATGCTTGATAGTTTCTGCAGTTATtctgtttttcattttcttggaattttgcttgattttatcttgtaattaGTTTTGTTACTGTGGATTTTTGTTGCAACAAGTATGATTCTAAATCttaggttttttttctttttggtcgTGGTGCTtgatgttttttgttttttggttaattttgtGTGACTAAACCCTACTGAACGACGGCTTTGAGAAGTGCAAGGCTCAAACCAACAAGCTGCAAGGTTTAACAGAAGGATTCGATCTGAATTGCCTTAACCCCACTCTGGACGAGATTCTCGAGCCATATGCCCCGGGGGGGAAATTGGCCATTGAAGATGATGAGTTCGCAAGTTTGCTCGAGGAGATAGAAAGCTTAGATAGTTATgtcttcaaaattttcattttgattttgacaATGTAGATCGAATATCTTCTGGCTCAGATTTTTTGTTAGACCATTTTCGATTTGTTAGAAAACTTGCATATTTTGCCAACTGTATCTACGATTAACCATTTGGTTAGCTCGCATACTGTTCCTTTGGAAGTCTATTTATCACTTGCCAAAATTTTGACCTTACGTAGATTTTACTATCTTTCTCAGATCGACTGATTTTTTACAGatcctataatttttctcaGATCGAAAGATCTTTCACAAATCCTacgatctttttcagatcgaaTGATTGTTCGCAGATTCTAAGATTTTCTCCGAATCGAATGGTCTCTTACTGTCTTGCTATCTTTCACAGATCAAAAACTGAcgagtaatttaaaattcgtTGCAACATcgctttatttattttcgtaCTAGGTacttcatttcaatttcactAATTATCAATTAGCGGGTGTTGGAAAAGTAAATGCGTGCATATATCTCGTTAAAACCACATCAtcacttttgcaaaatttcaaagaatgtATATAATTGCACAAAAAGAGATTAATTgcgggatatatatatatatatatataaattataatattcttttaaccCCAAGCTTGTCACAAGACAATTGTGCCCCTAACCCCCACTCGTCGTGGCCTACCCTGTTCCTCGTGCCGTCTCATCTGTCATCGCCTACCCTCCTTCTTGCCCCCCTAGCGACTCCCTCCAAAGGGGGCTAGGGAGTTGATCTGAGCGACACCGTCACCCTCCAATCTGGAAGACTCCAATCGCCcagaccaaaaataatttggggGATTTAGTATGGGTGATTGGCGTTGTCTAGATCTAGACACCATCGGCCAAAGATGAGGAGGGCGTGGCGCCACGCTCCCTAATCTTCAGGATAtagtttcattaaaatatatactaaacaattattcaaattaattaataaatataattttattgtaattataatataaatttcaactaaaactataaaatttaaaatttatatatatctatatattttttagaattttgatatttctaaTGTCCAATCAGCATAAATGGCCACATATCATTACACGTGATTGTATACAAAATCCTAAGTTgtattaaaattcatcaattttttaagttattggattaaaaaaaaatacgagCATAATCACAggactaaattaatattaaatatacttaactaactggaaaaataattttttcttcttctgcatagtgaaaataataataataataataataataataattatcgcAACCAGAATCCGACAAAATTCATGTCTTTTGAACCATCTAAAATGTccctatttattttctttcacaaaTCACAatactctttaattaatttgattaatattatttattcatatatatatatttaaaattaatgcatTTCATTGatattgatcaattattaattttatctttcttccttttaatttaattaaacaaatttgaattataaacaCACATCGAGAATGTTTTGATTAATAGGAGTATTTATTAATACGGGTTAAATTTACTTGCCTTTTGAACTATTCGTAATGTACTATTTATCCCCTTAaactattaaatataacacttacccctataattaattttttggataacattacccttatattatatatatatatatatagttcatagaatttcttttattaatgattttgcattttcaaatttaatcaaaattctcGTAAATGGAAAGTAtctcttaattataataaagtatgTTTTAAATCAATGCATGCAATGCGTAAGGCGCAATTTGGTATGGGCCGACTACAGATTTGTCATCTtgaagatatttaaatttcaaatttattatcaactttaatttagaattcaactattagttaatttattttgggcCAATATTTTGATGTCAACAAGTGCaataagagaatatttataatcttaaaaaCTTACCTCTATGTGCTAAGTACAACTTTTGTTGCACTCGCATCCTTTACGACCTTAAATACTTACATTTACAAtcttaaaaacttattttcatGACCTATCTGACTTAAAAATCGAAAGGTTATTACCGAAGCTTCCCAATGTGGTGTCTTGACAGTATTCCACCATGTAGGTCCTCTTTCCATAAACCGTATCTTGCACATTTGGATAGCAATACATACCAAGATACCAATgctgaaaaaattaatttaatgagaaaaaaagaaaaagaagagaggaaGAAATGGAAAAGATCAGAAAGTAAGTCTGTCACATTTAAAACGACCATTGTATTTGTTGAAGCAATGTAGTAAGTGGCTGGCAAAACACCCGGCATCTAAGCTCTGAGTGTCACATACAGCTTcggagaaaacaaaaatttagtataCGAAAGTAATAGGAGCAACTGAGATGGttttgatttggttgatgcaaatttcagaaaaattgagCAGATCCTCCCACAAGGGAAAACTTTGGGGTGTGCTCACTGTATTCCACTATGGCTGTTGGTGGAAGACGGCCGACGCAGATCTCATGGACCGTTGAGAAGAGGGGGAAAAGCTCTAACCATCCCCGATGCCTCAACACCTCGTATACCTCTTTTGCAGTCGACACCCCCTGCAAAGTTTTCGACATCATTGTAGTAATAGCCAAGATGACATAagtaaagaatttatttttgttgcgTGCATGTTTTGTAATTGCTTGAACCTTCTGGTGCATGCAGTCTGAGTTAGGAAATTGCAAATGATTATCAAAGTAAACAAGCCTTCGTGCAAAATGATAATACTGTTGTGCTAGAAAAACTAGCAACCTGTAATTTCTGGCCCTGCAACATCTCTGCTTCAAGTTCATCGAAAGACCTCTTCCCGCCATTCCTAGCAAAAGCCTCTGCACATCTCCTGTTTCTTCCCCCCACTAGTTATCAACAATAGGTGAAGCAGCTTTACATTACtgtatattttactaaagagaatgaaaaaataaaagttcgCCATACAGACAGTGATGATATCCGTTACACCCTACTTACAGCAGGTTGTGATTAAATCTGCTACTCCACAACTCTCAAAGAAAGTACTATCTTTGACAGAAGGGAAAAGTAGCTTCGAAAAGGTCTTCATCTCTCTCAAACCAATCCTCATTATTGCAGCCTGATAAATCATTGCATAGACAATTTAAGGCTACTGGTTACTGTGGTATAACTCTCTGGATTTTCTTTAGCGTTTACCTTAGTATTGTTCCCCATCTCCAATCCATCCACGAATCCTGTTTACAGAAGACTCATCCATCAGTCATGACATGTCGAAACTCACTTAATGGAAACAAAATACATACAAACAGGACAAACTAGTATTGACCTGCAGCAATAGCCACAACATTTTTCAGGGTTCCGCATAGCTCAACTCCTTCCACATCTTGGACCTATTTTCACATTAGTTAAATATGTCAGAAGAATGCATCCCATACTTCAAGATTCGTTCTAAAGTAAGCGTTTAGTGACCAGCTTATTGATCGAGTACTTGAAAGTAAAGCAGTTGAACCATTTTACTCACAGCTGAGACCATAAAGTATGAAGTGTTGAATAGCTGAACCCATTTATCTGCAGTCTCTTTATCTTTTCTGTACCCAACGGTAGCCTCACTAAATTTCTCCACCGCAATCTGCACGGCAACAATCTCTCGTCATGGAAAAAAAGATCAAGAGAGTGCTACACTTTAGCTCGTGCTAATTAGCATAAGAAAAACCAGCCATTGTAACCTCATTGGCAATGTTTGCACCCATTAAAACGCAACAACTGATCCCCAGCTGTTCAGAGATGAGGGAAGAGATCATGCAGGGACCTTCCCTCTTGACCTCCATCCCTTTGATGAGGGAGATTGCTTCGGTGTCCTTCCTTATCTTTCCCACAAGCCTTTTACAAATGCCCTCCACAAACTGATGGGGTGTCACGAATACTAACATGCTGGCATCCCTGACTACCCATTAATTGCCATCCAATTGGCCAGGTTAGGAAGAAATAATCACAACTTTCTAAATCATCCACTCCAAttaaaatgcatatatatatatgtacctgCATTTTCAAGATCAGGGTCTGCCACAACATTTGTACCAAGCTTTATGCCGGGCAGATATTTAACATTCTCCTGCAGAAAGAAGAATGTTTTGTATTATGGTGATGAAGAATGAAGGAGAGAGGGGAAAGCAGGAAGAACACATGACATTACATTAGTTCGGTTGATGACTTGTGAGAGTTTTTCACCACTCGGCAGTATCTCCTCAAAAACCCACATCCTCACTTCATCTATTCCAAACGagatagtaataataaataaataataaaaacaaataaaaataaaacatccCAACTCAGAAACACACAGTAAAAGAGAATGGAACCACGTGAAgaatattccttttttcttacATATAAAGTTACATAATCAGGGACCGGCAAAAGCACTGTGTTCTTACTTCTTAGTGCTTTCTGGAATATATTTGCACTTATTTTCAGGAAATTCACTCGGACTTGACAACTATTTACTAACATTttaataacattaaaaattacaagtgcGAAAAGGATAAGTAAGAATGTGAGGAATAAGAAAAGACACCGTGGAAAGAATCAAGCTTGAGAGTGTTGGAAGCAATGAGCTTGGCGGCGACGCTTCCCCAATTGCCACTGCCTACCACCGTCACTCTTGAATTAGCCGGCGTCATTTCAGAAGGCAGCACCACCTTCTCCGACGGCTATGTGATCCTCGAGGGGAGGAAGCGATGATGATGAATGGGGAAAGggatgaggaggaggaagaagaaagcattaatgaagaagaagaaaagtagGGGGGGTTGGGAAGAATTAAAGGGAATAGGGGCGGAGAAGACAGAGAGACGACAGAGAGAGGCATCGTGAGTATCATCAATGACAATGTGTGTCATCACATGTTAAATCTGGCGATCTACTCTATATTGCATGCATTCTtacacattttcttttcttgtctttATTATTTCTGATATTCTCCGTttcattctatatatatatatatatacagaaaattcaaatttcgaCTTGATTTTGTCTGAATAGAAttgattttatgataaatataatatttttattatgtaattgtacgtataatttaggaaaaaagaagtataaaataaaaaggtgtaaaattaaatatatagccGACCTACTAAATAATTGGGTTTTGggcatttaattaaatatacaaatacgCTTTAATTCTCGTTTATTTACTTTTCCGGAAACAATAAACCAATATCCATCAAACCCAACCAACTGTGAGGGTGCCATTATTATAGAGGTTAGGGGCAGGGGCAGGGGCAGGGGCGGGCTATGATACACCCAGCCCACCTACACCTTTAACTTTTCGCTGCGGAGAGCAGCCAGGCCTCTTCTAACAACTACACAAGCCCAAGCCCAAGCCCAAGCCTCATACGGGTCGACCCAACACGAACCTTGGGCCTGAATTAAAATGGATTTTGTTGAACTCAGGACTCTGAATCCCAGAAATTCTCCTCTCAACACAAAAAAATCACAGCcgagaaaaaagatttaaacCCTTTCCCACCTCAAATTGGTGGTTGGTTAAGCTTTAAATTCGGTGATTCTCTCACCTATAAAACCCCAACCCCCCCTTCCCTTTTActcattcttattttgttgCAGTATTTCTCTACAAGTACTGCAAACTCTATAAGAATCAATAATCACCACCCCattattcttttcataaaCAAACTCATCATTCTTAACTACAATGGCTCCTCAGCTTGTTGCTCTCGCCCTCCTCTTCATCGCCGCCGTGGTTTCCGCTCAATCTCCCGCCGCCGCCCCCGCCGATGCTCCATCAGCAGCGCCAGCCACCGCGCCCGCTCAAGGTCCAACACCAGCATTCGGCCCAGCTCCCACCGGCGCCCCCGAGGGATCGCCTGCTGCAGCTCCCACCTCCGGAATCTCATCCCCTTCTTCCTCACCCACGGAGGGGCCATCAGCTTCCCTTGCTCCCGCCAGCGAGGAGGGCGTTGCCGTTCCCAGCTCTGCCCCTGCCCCGGCAGCCGATGCCCCCGCCGCCGATGCCGCTCTTGCACCCGCACCTGTAGCTGACGCACCAAGCAACGGCGCCGCTGGTTTGAAGATCTCCGCAGCAGTAGGAGCCGCCGCTGCCGCtggattcttcttcttctaaaTCTTCGATGAGTTCGTTTTTATGAATCATCTACTCCAGACAAAGATATACATAAAAAGGATCGATCCCAGAATTCGTTAGTTGTTTGTGGGATCGATCATACGAATTTGAGCTCTAATGTAATTATGCATGTATAGTGGCAcgagattattattatttaattaatttgttcgGCCATTGCATGTTGATGTGGATCTTCTCAACAATTCAAAAGTGGGCCATTTAATTGGAGCCTTCCATCTTGGGCAGCCCATtacatgaatattattatCCGCTTGCCTTATATATAGCCCAAAATTTCAGCCCAGAATCCGTTTGCAATATATTATTGCTCAACTACTTCACGTGTATTAAAAAGAGtcattaaaaaacaaatgaaaactATCACGTGCATCGCATGTAATTACAGCTCCCCTACCGCAGCAGGAAATCCAGATACAAACCCGATCTACAACGCCTACCCAATCATCTGAACCCACGTGGTATGAGTTCCTCATCTTATTCGTACAAGACTATGCGAATACGAGACAACTACTGAGGGGCTGACCCCCACTCACTCACTCCCAGGGAAAAGGTACAACACTTTTTCCCCACAATCCCATCAAAGTTGCTCGCTTTTTCACTTTTCCTCTCTTCTCTGTGTTGTATGTATATGAATATACCAGATTCATTATTGCTTCTTTCTGATATTTCGTATCTGATCCAAGATTTACGTCCACACCGACGAAACGACTCCACCAATGAACAATAAACGACGCCCAAAACCTCCCAAATCGACAACCACGCCCAAGAAACCCAAATTCCTCAGCCTCAGCCTCCAGTTCCCGCCGGCGGAGACCCAAAAGACCAGAAGCTTGACCGAAATGAGACAGCGCTCCGCCATCCCTGCCACCAACTCGCACCAGCTCAACTTATTCCCGCTCCAGCCAGATAATCAAgtggaagagagagagaaccaCGAACACGAAAACGTAGCCTATTTCTTCTCAGCCGCGGACGGCGGCCCCACCACCCTCACCGGCCTACTCGACACCGCCACCGTGTCTAATTCCACCCACACCACCAACGATAGTTCCAGGTAATCATGAGGCAAGAGGTGAGTTTAATTAGGAACGAACTTGTTAGAATAATTAACCACTAATTACGAGACTGTCAGAGTCAGAGCTAGTACGTAGCGAGAACAACTTTAGCTGTGTATAAAGAAATGTTGAATTCTTTCTGGATTTTCTGGTTTCAGGCCGGATGATTTGTCCCCGTCGGCATCGCTAACGTACGTGTGCCGAAGACAGGACAGCGAGGAGCTTGTAAGGAACGCGCTGAGGAGTAGAGAGAGGGAATCGAGCGAGGAGAAGTGGGTGTGTTACTCGGAGGTTGTTGAGAGGAAGGtgaaggaggaggaggtgaCGAGCTCGGTGGTGGATCTGTGGCGGGGAAGTGAGATACAAGGGCTGTCGCTGAAGCTGGACTATGAGGAGATCCTGAACGCTTGGTCTGATAAAGGGCCACTCTATATCCGCGTTGCAGAGAGTTCGCAGATCGTTCCGGACATCACCCATGATATTCTTAATTCCCATGAGATTGTATCCAATAATGTAAGATTTTCCGGCCACTTTTTAATCTCACTTatcggttttttttttttttggtttaatataTTGTCATGTATGTGTACTTGAACATCGATAAGTAATTAAATCTATAATCAGTCACgtgtaagaaataaattattgtttataaaaaGAGATGGATTTGTGGAGGCAGGCGGGGTGGTTACTAGGTAGGTAGTAGATGGAACATGAATAATTGAAAGTTGAGGGTGGGGTTTGAAATTGTTCTTGGACCCATCATCACCTTATTAGTCACGGGGGGGCCTCTCTTTGGAGTTGATTAATGTGGCGTCTTCTTCCAAATTTAAGACAGGTGATGTATATGTACAGGTTGATGGTATGATGATGTTGCAGCGGGGGAGGCAGGAAAGCAGTGTGGGAGTGGTTCCGGAGATGGATGAGAATGGAATGATGGCGGGAAATGGAAATCAAAGGGAAGCGAGTGTGATGAGGTACAAGGAGAAGAGGCTCTTCTCCAAGAAAATACGGTATCAAGTTAGAAAGATTAATGCAGAGAAACGGCCTCGTCTCAAGGTACATTCATTATTCCTTGATCCCCCACGCCACCCCACATGAtcattattgttgttattttgCAGGGTAGGTTTGTGAAGAGAAGTTGAGGGCACCTCAACCATACCAAACTACCATTAAGTAATAGTATGcatttgtttctgtttttgtgGCACACCCACCAGCACCTAAAGCCGATGATGTCaagtgtaaaatatatatattcttaattccGGAGTGGGTGtatgcaaatataattaattctgaaTTTGTTGGATAGCATTGTAAATCAAGAGGCTATTCGGcccaaatccaaatatatggatatatgGGTCTTTTATGATAACCCACTACCCACCCATAGGCTATAATAGCAGGGTTGGACTCCctatgattatatattattatgatggAATATTGGTACCTTCAACCAACCATACCCCTATATATTCACTCAGTTTGGAAACACGCAAATACCCAATACTTAAGCTCATCAAACttaactaaattataaaacatgtGACTAATCTCTATTATACAGAAAACAATTGTtgcattacatatatatgttgatttatGCTCTAATCTATTGTACAGATCCATTAcgcaataatataaaaaataactccaTGCTcatccctccctccctccctccctcctaCTTATGCATCTTTATTAACAACTAGTAAATTTCAAGCATGAGTATTTAGTTTAGAGGATGAGGGCATTGGTgcagctatatatatatttgcatggGATGGGAGCCACATTAATTAGTGATGATTATAATTGTGGTACGTACGTAGCTTAATTTGGGATAACGTAATTAACTGTCACTAATATTCTAGTTATCTAGGATCCTCCTACAtgcaagaaatattatttaattaattatttcaatgttTGTGTTTCTCTCAACAACAACATCAAAACCTACCTacctaattaataatcatcAACACTCACCATACCCACAAAAATCcatctctctttttttattttcattcatctaCAAACTCCATTTCCTAATTAACTcaaacatatgtatatatcaactggaaaaaattaaaaaaaataaaaataaaatctagaTACACAcccaattaataatatacaattaatttatctataatcAATTGTCGTCTACTAATCAAAGttgagtaattatataaactccATAAACGGCTAGCATGGTTGAATTGCCTCTACCTATATAGCTAGCTAGATCAGCAAAAttggaaattaattatttcttgattttttgtaatattaaagaaagtatATATTTCTCCCCACTTTCTCAATATACAATCCATTAATGAAGAAGCTGTGTAGATTATAATTAGGTCGATCGGcttcataaaattttccaaaaactctcgagttcaagaaaagaaaacgtATActgagtgagagagagagagatgatgatgatgagttaCCTGGATGATACATATATTGAGCAGGTAGGTAGAGGC is a window from the Sesamum indicum cultivar Zhongzhi No. 13 linkage group LG15, S_indicum_v1.0, whole genome shotgun sequence genome containing:
- the LOC105177364 gene encoding glycerol-3-phosphate dehydrogenase [NAD(+)], producing the protein MTPANSRVTVVGSGNWGSVAAKLIASNTLKLDSFHDEVRMWVFEEILPSGEKLSQVINRTNENVKYLPGIKLGTNVVADPDLENAVRDASMLVFVTPHQFVEGICKRLVGKIRKDTEAISLIKGMEVKREGPCMISSLISEQLGISCCVLMGANIANEIAVEKFSEATVGYRKDKETADKWVQLFNTSYFMVSAVQDVEGVELCGTLKNVVAIAAGFVDGLEMGNNTKAAIMRIGLREMKTFSKLLFPSVKDSTFFESCGVADLITTCLGGRNRRCAEAFARNGGKRSFDELEAEMLQGQKLQGVSTAKEVYEVLRHRGWLELFPLFSTVHEICVGRLPPTAIVEYSEHTPKFSLVGGSAQFF
- the LOC105177366 gene encoding uncharacterized protein LOC105177366 isoform X2 encodes the protein MNNKRRPKPPKSTTTPKKPKFLSLSLQFPPAETQKTRSLTEMRQRSAIPATNSHQLNLFPLQPDNQVEERENHEHENVAYFFSAADGGPTTLTGLLDTATVSNSTHTTNDSSRPDDLSPSASLTYVCRRQDSEELVRNALRSRERESSEEKWVCYSEVVERKVKEEEVTSSVVDLWRGSEIQGLSLKLDYEEILNAWSDKGPLYIRVAESSQIVPDITHDILNSHEIVSNNVDGMMMLQRGRQESSVGVVPEMDENGMMAGNGNQREASVMRYKEKRLFSKKIRYQVRKINAEKRPRLKGRFVKRS
- the LOC105177366 gene encoding uncharacterized protein LOC105177366 isoform X1; its protein translation is MNNKRRPKPPKSTTTPKKPKFLSLSLQFPPAETQKTRSLTEMRQRSAIPATNSHQLNLFPLQPDNQVEERENHEHENVAYFFSAADGGPTTLTGLLDTATVSNSTHTTNDSSRPDDLSPSASLTYVCRRQDSEELVRNALRSRERESSEEKWVCYSEVVERKVKEEEVTSSVVDLWRGSEIQGLSLKLDYEEILNAWSDKGPLYIRVAESSQIVPDITHDILNSHEIVSNNVDGMMMLQRGRQESSVGVVPEMDENGMMAGNGNQREASVMRYKEKRLFSKKIRYQVRKINAEKRPRLKVCEEKLRAPQPYQTTIK
- the LOC105177365 gene encoding skin secretory protein xP2-like, coding for MAPQLVALALLFIAAVVSAQSPAAAPADAPSAAPATAPAQGPTPAFGPAPTGAPEGSPAAAPTSGISSPSSSPTEGPSASLAPASEEGVAVPSSAPAPAADAPAADAALAPAPVADAPSNGAAGLKISAAVGAAAAAGFFFF